In a genomic window of Macrobrachium rosenbergii isolate ZJJX-2024 chromosome 44, ASM4041242v1, whole genome shotgun sequence:
- the LOC136829179 gene encoding cuticle protein AMP1A-like produces MKCVILCALAAVALAAPQGYEAPAPVSSHARSVDAPVIAIVRDERVSGDDGSYNVDVETANGIVYSESGSPGVAGAVASSGRLSYTAPDGTPVVLTFVADENGFQPQGDHLPVAPEFPHPIPQFVLDQIAFAEEQRAKGIIEGAPREAPSAPSRTYGQPL; encoded by the exons ATGAAGTGT GTTATCCTCTGCGCCTTGGCTGCCGTAGCCCTTGCTGCCCCTCAGGGCTACGAGGCTCCAGCCCCCGTCTCCTCCCACGCAAGAAGCGTCGATGCCCCCGTCATCGCCATCGTGAGGGACGAAAGAGTCAGCGGCGACGACGGAAGCTACAATGTCGACGTCGAAACAGCTAACGGCATCGTCTACTCAGAGTCTGGATCCCCAGGAGTTGCTGGAGCTGTTGCCAGTTCCGGAAGACTGTC CTACACAGCTCCTGATGGCACCCCAGTAGTCCTGACCTTCGTGGCCGATGAAAACGGCTTCCAGCCTCAGGGTGACCACCTGCCAGTGGCTCCCGAGTTCCCCCACCCAATTCCCCAGTTCGTACTCGACCAGATCGCCTTCGCCGAGGAGCAGCGAGCAAAGGGCATCATTGAAGGAGCTCCACGTGAAGCCCCTTCAGCTCCATCACGCACCTACGGACAGCCATTGTAA
- the LOC136829178 gene encoding cuticle protein AM/CP1114-like, translating to MKCVILSVLAAVSLAIPQGYEAPAPSSAHSREFVGPVIAIVRDERVSGNDGSYNVDVETANGISYSESGAPGAAGAISSSGRLSYTAPDGTPVQLSFVADENGFQPQAAHLPVAPEFPHPIPQFVLDQIAFAEEQRARGIIEGAPRESSVAAPSRTYGSPQ from the exons ATGAAGTGT GTAATCCTCTCTGTTCTGGCTGCCGTGAGCCTGGCCATCCCTCAGGGATACGAGGCTCCCGCTCCTTCCTCGGCCCATTCAAGGGAATTTGTTGGCCCAGTCATTGCCATCGTGAGGGACGAAAGAGTCAGCGGCAATGACGGAAGCTACAACGTCGACGTCGAAACAGCCAACGGCATCTCCTACTCTGAGTCTGGGGCTCCTGGAGCAGCTGGAGCCATTTCTAGTAGTGGAAGATTATC TTACACAGCTCCTGATGGTACCCCTGTACAGCTGAGCTTCGTGGCTGATGAGAATGGCTTCCAGCCACAGGCTGCCCATTTGCCAGTGGCCCCCGAATTCCCCCACCCAATTCCCCAGTTCGTCCTCGACCAAATTGCTTTCGCCGAGGAACAACGGGCCAGGGGCATCATCGAAGGAGCTCCACGTGAATCCTCCGTGGCAGCACCATCACGCACCTATGGCAGTCCTCAGTAA
- the LOC136829180 gene encoding cuticle protein AM1159-like: MKSVILCALAAVALAAPQGYEAPAPLSSHARSVDAPVIAIVRDERVSGDDGSYNVDVETANGIVYSESGSPGVAGAVASSGRLSYTAPDGTPVVLAFVADENGFQPQGDHLPVAPEFPHPIPQFVLDQIAFAEEQRARGIIEGAPREAPSAPSRSYGQPL; this comes from the exons ATGAAGAGT GTTATCCTCTGCGCCTTGGCTGCCGTAGCCCTTGCTGCCCCTCAGGGCTACGAGGCTCCAGCCCCCCTCTCCTCCCACGCAAGAAGCGTCGACGCCCCTGTCATCGCCATCGTGAGGGACGAAAGAGTCAGCGGCGACGACGGAAGCTACAACGTCGACGTTGAAACAGCCAACGGCATCGTTTACTCAGAGTCTGGATCCCCAGGAGTCGCTGGAGCTGTTGCCAGTTCCGGAAGACTGTC CTACACAGCTCCTGATGGCACCCCAGTAGTCTTGGCCTTCGTGGCTGATGAAAACGGCTTCCAGCCTCAGGGTGACCACCTGCCAGTGGCTCCCGAGTTCCCCCACCCAATTCCCCAGTTCGTACTCGACCAGATCGCCTTCGCCGAGGAGCAGCGAGCAAGGGGCATCATTGAAGGAGCTCCACGTGAAGCCCCTTCAGCTCCATCACGCAGCTACGGACAGCCATTGTAA